Proteins found in one Zea mays cultivar B73 chromosome 1, Zm-B73-REFERENCE-NAM-5.0, whole genome shotgun sequence genomic segment:
- the LOC103631769 gene encoding rhamnogalacturonan I rhamnosyltransferase 1 — protein MARSRPRVWLVAGCAAVILWASVAQLVAVGRFLLLFGLVGDADPSPPPSALPPPRIYMSNGYLKISCNGGLNQMRSEICDMVAVARLLNLTMVVPELDKRSFWADQSNFGDIFDVRHFINSLRDKVHIIEQLPEKLGPRDSNIIILEMPPVSWSDEKYYLHQILPLFNKYSIIHFNKTDARIANNGISTELQLLRCRVNFHALKFTPQIEGLGNKLVHKLRAKGSFVALHLRYEMDMLAFSGCNHGLSPEEAEELKKMRYAYPWWRDKEIDSQAKRSQGLCPLTPEEASLVLKALGFQKDALMYIAAGEIYGGDRRLEPLRSAFPNLVRKEMLLDSEVLHQFQNHSSQMAALDFIVSTASDVFIPTFDGNMAKLVEGHRRFLGFRRSVVLDRRKLVELLDLYTNKTISWDKFASSVREAHKDRVAQPSCRRKLENRPKEEDYFYANPHECLANSTLCS, from the exons ATGGCGAGGTCGAGGCCTAGGGTTTGGCTCGTGGCGGGCTGCGCCGCCGTCATCCTGTGGGCCTCCGTCGCGCAGCTCGTCGCCGTCGGCCGCTTTCTCCTCCTTTTCGGCCTCGTGGGCGACGCCGATCCCTCGCCGCCACCTTCCGCGCTTCCGCCCCCGA GAATATACATGAGCAATGGTTATCTGAAGATATCTTGTAATGGGGGTCTGAATCAGATGCGCTCAGAG ATTTGTGACATGGTGGCAGTTGCTCGTCTTCTAAATCTCACTATGGTTGTCCCCGAACTTGACAAGAGATCATTCTGGGCTGATCAAAG TAATTTTGGAGATATATTTGACGTGAGGCATTTCATCAACTCTTTGAGAGATAAGGTGCACATCATTGAACAGCTTCCAGAGAAGCTTGGTCCAAGAGATTCAAACATTATTATACTTGAAATGCCACCTGTGAGCTGGTCAGATGAAAAATATTACTTGCATCAG ATCCTACCGCTGTTCAACAAATACAGCATCATCCATTTTAACAAAACAGATGCTCGCATAGCCAATAATGGTATCAGTACAGAGCTTCAATTGCTTAGATGCCGTGTTAATTTTCATGCACTGAAATTCACACCTCAAATTGAGGGATTAGGGAATAAACTGGTACATAAACTGCGAGCCAAGGGATCATTTGTAGCCTTGCATTTACGCTATGAGATGGATATGCTGGCGTTTTCTGGTTGCAACCATGGCCTTTCACCTGAAGAAGCCGAGGAGCTCAAAAAAATGAG ATATGCTTATCCATGGTGGAGAGATAAAGAAATTGATTCTCAAGCCAAGAGGTCGCAAGGACTGTGCCCACTTACTCCTGAGGAGGCATCACTTGTTTTGAAAGCTCTAGGATTTCAAAAGGATGCTCTTATGTACATCGCAGCTGGTGAAATTTATGGGGGAGATAGGAGACTAGAACCACTACGGTCTGCTTTTCCAAACCTT GTACGAAAGGAGATGCTGCTAGACTCTGAAGTTCTGCATCAATTCCAAAATCACTCTTCCCAGATGGCTGCACTTGACTTCATTGTATCCACAGCTAGCGATGTTTTCATTCCCACTTTCGATGGTAACATGGCAAAGCTTGTTGAAGGTCACCGAAG GTTCCTGGGTTTTCGGAGAAGTGTGGTGCTAGACCGCCGGAAATTAGTTGAACTTCTAGATCTGTACACCAACAAGACAATCTCTTGGGACAAATTTGCATCTTCTGTTCGGGAAGCTCATAAGGACCGTGTAGCTCAACCATCCTGCAGGCGAAAACTTGAAAACAGACCAAAAGAAGAGGATTACTTCTATGCTAACCCCCATGAATGCCTAGCCAATTCAACCTTGTGCAGCTAA